The genomic interval TCTAGTACGGATGGCTATAACAGACAGAGTGTTTCTCTGGCGCAGACATCCGGGACCACCAAGACATATGGAACGGTAGGCAATGGTGTTTCCGTTGTATCTGTTGATCGTGCATATGATTCTTTGGTTGTTAGCCAGCTTAGAAGCGCCTCAAGCACTTATCAGGCTACTAGTGCTTATTATGAACAAGTTTCCCAAATTGACGACTTGCTGTCAGACAGTGATAGCAGTATTTCGACACTGATGTCTTCGTTTTTTACCGCACTGGAATCGTTAAGTGAAAATGCAAGCGATACATCTGCTCGTCAGACGGTGATCAGTAGCGCCGAAAGTATGGTTAACCAGTTTGTGAGTACCGATCAATATTTACGTGATATGGACTCTGCCATTAACTCTTCGATTTCAAGTAGCGCAGATCAAATTAATAGCTACACACAGCAAATAGCGACATTAAATAAACAGATTTCCCAGCTTGGCACGTCTGGCAGCGCTGCAAATCAGCTTCTTGACCAGCGGGATCAACTTATCAGCGAGCTTAACGATATCGTCGGTGTTGATGTGACGACGCAGGACAGTATGGTATCGGTAAGTCTTAAGAATGGGTTAACTCTGGTTCAGGGCGATACGTCCTACAGCATGAAGGCTGTGACTTCAAGTAGTGATTCTTCGCGCACTGTGCTTGCTTATGATACTGGTGTTGGCGACCCTATCGAATTAGACGAAGATGATTTGCAGAGTGGTAGCGTTTATGGCCTGCTTAACTTTCGCTCGTCAGCGTTGGATAGCGCCAGAGATCAGTTGAACCTGATTGCGCTTACGCTGGCCGATAGTTTCAATACGCAGCATAAAGCGGGTATTGATCTTAATGGCGACGCAGGTACCGATTTCTTCTCGTTCTCTTCGCCGACAGTGGTTAGCAATAGCAATAACAGCGGGAGTGCCACGTTGACCGCCAGTTATACCGATACTTCCTCTGTTCAAGCCAGTGATTATGTTCTGAGCTACAAGAGCGGTTCGTGGTCAGTCACCAAATCATCTGACGGTTCAAGCGTGAGCTATACGACAGGGTCAGATTCCAGTGGTAATACGACGTTGAGTTTTGATGGTGTGGAGATTACGGTAAGCGGCTCTGCCAGTTCGGGTGATAAATTCACACTGAATACGGTGAGTGACGTGATTTCAGACCTGTCAGTCGCCATCAGTGATCCGGCTTTGTTGGCTGCCGGGCAGGACGATTCCAGTACTGGAGAGAGCGATAACCGTAACGCATCGGCATTATTAGATCTGCAGAATAGTAAGCTTATCAATGGTAATACTACATTAAACAGTGCTTATGCTGCGCTTGTCAGTGATATTGGCGTTAAAACAAGCGGTGCTGAAACCAAGAGTGAAACGCAGTCGACGATTGTCGATCAATTGACGGAAAAACAGCAGTCTGTATCAGGTGTAAATCTGGATGAAGAGTACGTCGATCTGCAGCGTTATCAGCAATACTATACTGCGAATGCCAAAATACTGAGTACAGCCAATACTATTTTCGACTCACTGCTGTCGGCAATTTCCGGTTGATTGGTAAATATCTCCAGGCAGTATATTGGCTCGAATTGATTACGAATATAGAGGACGAAAATCATGCGTCTGAGTACCGCAATAATTTACAAGCAGAATCAGCAGAGTGTCAGCAATTCATACTCACGATATCAAGAGTCGTCGGTTCAGTTGTCAAACCTGCAAAAGGTTAATTCGCCTTCGGACGATCCTGTCGCTTCTGCCCAGGCCGTTATTCTGGCACAGACTCAGGCAAGCAGTGCTCAGTATGCAACATCTCGTTCTTCTGCATCGAATAGCTTGAAGCTTGAAACGACGACATTGGATCAAGTTACTGATGTTATTCAGAATATCCAAACTTTGATCGTTGAGGCTGGTGATACGACGTACAGTGACACTGATCGTCAGTCTTTGAAAACGGAATTGCAGGGTTATAAAGATCAGCTTCTCGGTCTGGCCAATAGTACAGATTCTAACGGCAATTATATTTTTGCCGGTTATAAGACAGATACAGCACCGTTTTCTGAAGATACCACTAGCGACCCGAGTGTTATCAGTTATGTCGGCAGCGATACGGCAATCAGCCAGAAAGTGGATGCCAGTCGGACAATGACGGTTGGTGATACGGGGGATGATGTCTTTGGTGATATTTTTACCCACATTAATAATGTATTGGATGCGTTAGACATTTCGCTTGATGATACCAATGGTGACAACACCAATATGGATACCTATACGGCTGCACTCGGTACAGCAACTACAGGAATGTCCGATTCGCTTGATGGTGTTCTCACCATTCAGGCTTCTGTTGGAAGCAAAATTAACGAATTAGATACTCTTGATAGTGCTGGTGATAGCAAGGATCTTATCTATTCTGATTTGATGACCAGCCTGAAAGGCGCTGATGCGACTGACTGGTACGATATTATTGCTGAGAATACGTTGAGAAAAGCTACGCTGCAGGCGGCTTATACGGCTTTCTCATCAATGCAATCTTTGTCGCTATTCGAAATGAATAGTTGATATTTAAAGATTTTATGGTTTTGAATACGCTTAAACCGGGCGTATTTCTTTTGGCTGTATCGTTTGTTTTACCAAAATGAACGATACGCCGTTTTTTGTTTATAACAGATGTACCTGCTATTGATGATATTTCCTCTGGTAAGGCATTGATTGCAGAAAATTTCGCTTCCGAAGCAAAAGTACGGTGCTATGGATATAAGTTGATATGTGTAAACTTTTATCAGTTGTTACCGATAATGTATAAACGAACGGATGAAATCTCTGAAAGGGCTGAATAATGGCAACGACAACGAGTAGTACGAGTTCATCAACCAGTACTAGCACATCGACAAGCAGCTCAGGACTGGTATCTTCGCTTGGCGTTGGTTCGGGTCTTGACTTGAGTTCTCTGTTGGAGTCTCTGCAAGAAGTCGAAGATCAGAAACTTACGGCGATTACGACTAAACAGACCAGTTATGAAGCGAAGTTGACGGCCTACGGTACGCTGCAAAGTGCGCTGGAGACGTTTTCAACCGCGACGGAAGCACTGTCGGATAGTTCGCTTTATACAACGAAAAAAACGTCAACAAACACATCCTTCACGGCTACTGCTGAATCAACTGCTTCAACTGGCAGCTATTCTGTTCAGGTCACTCAGTTGGCAACCGCCCAGACATTGGCGAGTGCAACGCAAAGCAGTAAAACTACCGAACTGGGCGATAGCAGCCTGAGCAGTCGCACAGTGACGATTACAGTGGGTAGTAATACAGCAGTTAATGTCACGCTGACAAATTCTCAAACTACTCTCTCGGGGATTGCCAGTGCGATTAACTCAGCTAAGGCTGGTGTAACGGCGAGTATTATTCAATCGGGTGATAGCAGTTATCAGTTGACTCTGACTTCTGACGACACTGGTGAAGCGTCAACCTTTACCGTCAGCAGCGATGATACGACGTTAAACGGTATCATCGGATATGATGGTGATAGCACGTCCACATCGAATGGGATGACGGAACAGGTTGCCGCACAGAATGCGAAGCTAACGGTTAACGGTATTTCCATTGAGCGAAGCAGCAATACTGTCACGGATGTTCCTGCGGAAGGCGTAACGCTTGAACTTTCTTCGGTGTCTTCATCTGCCGAAACGTTGACCGTCAGCAAGAGCATCACGGATGCAGTGAGTGCAGTGAGCGATTGGGTTGATGCCTACAATACATTGCTCAGTTCCTTTGCCACTTTATCGAAATATACGTCGGTTGACGCTGGTGAGTCGCAATCTAGTGATAATGGCGCATTGGTTGGTGATTCAGTCCTTAGTTCAATTAAAACCCAACTTAAGTCATTGCTGAGCCATGCTCAAAGCAGCGATACGTACAAAGTAATCACGCAACTCGGTATATCCATTGAGTCGTCTTCGAAAGATGACAATGACAATACCATTTACGGTACCTTGTCGCTTGACGACGAGACATTAATCAATGCGTTGACTGAAGATGCGTCTGCAGTATCGGATTTCTTTGTAGGGAATGGCAAAACCACAGGCCTGGCAACCCAGATGGTTTCGGCTATTTCAACCTATACCGACGACGACGGGGTGATTGATGGCGCGGAGGAAGGCGTCCAGTCGATTATTGATAAATTGGCGGATAACTATACAGCCACTCAGAGCCAGATTGAAACCAGAATGGCGCGTTATAAAAAACAGTTTGTGGCATTGGATGTTCTGGTATCTGAACTTAATTCTACCTCAGATACGCTGACATCTATGTTCGACCAGCTGACGAGTTCCAGCAGTTAATAAAATAGTATAGAGGCACTGATGGCAGCAACAATGTATGGTTCGCAAGCATATGCTCAGGTTGGACTGGAAAGTGGTGTAATGAGCGCCAGTCCTCATAAACTGATCACTATGTTGTTTGATGGGGCTATCAGTGCTCTCGTTCGGGCTGATATTTTCATGGAGCAAGGCGATACTGTTGCGAAAGGGAATGCCATAACAAAGGCCGTAAGAATCATTGATAGTGGCCTGTTGGCTTCCTTGGATATGGAAAAAGGCGGAGAGATAAGCACTAACCTGGCGCAATTATATGATTATATGATTCGGCAATTATTGAATGCTAACCTACGCAATGA from Musicola paradisiaca NCPPB 2511 carries:
- the flgK gene encoding flagellar hook-associated protein FlgK; this translates as MSSSLISIASSGLKAAQVALSTTSNNISNSSTDGYNRQSVSLAQTSGTTKTYGTVGNGVSVVSVDRAYDSLVVSQLRSASSTYQATSAYYEQVSQIDDLLSDSDSSISTLMSSFFTALESLSENASDTSARQTVISSAESMVNQFVSTDQYLRDMDSAINSSISSSADQINSYTQQIATLNKQISQLGTSGSAANQLLDQRDQLISELNDIVGVDVTTQDSMVSVSLKNGLTLVQGDTSYSMKAVTSSSDSSRTVLAYDTGVGDPIELDEDDLQSGSVYGLLNFRSSALDSARDQLNLIALTLADSFNTQHKAGIDLNGDAGTDFFSFSSPTVVSNSNNSGSATLTASYTDTSSVQASDYVLSYKSGSWSVTKSSDGSSVSYTTGSDSSGNTTLSFDGVEITVSGSASSGDKFTLNTVSDVISDLSVAISDPALLAAGQDDSSTGESDNRNASALLDLQNSKLINGNTTLNSAYAALVSDIGVKTSGAETKSETQSTIVDQLTEKQQSVSGVNLDEEYVDLQRYQQYYTANAKILSTANTIFDSLLSAISG
- the flgL gene encoding flagellar hook-associated protein FlgL, yielding MRLSTAIIYKQNQQSVSNSYSRYQESSVQLSNLQKVNSPSDDPVASAQAVILAQTQASSAQYATSRSSASNSLKLETTTLDQVTDVIQNIQTLIVEAGDTTYSDTDRQSLKTELQGYKDQLLGLANSTDSNGNYIFAGYKTDTAPFSEDTTSDPSVISYVGSDTAISQKVDASRTMTVGDTGDDVFGDIFTHINNVLDALDISLDDTNGDNTNMDTYTAALGTATTGMSDSLDGVLTIQASVGSKINELDTLDSAGDSKDLIYSDLMTSLKGADATDWYDIIAENTLRKATLQAAYTAFSSMQSLSLFEMNS
- the fliD gene encoding flagellar filament capping protein FliD → MATTTSSTSSSTSTSTSTSSSGLVSSLGVGSGLDLSSLLESLQEVEDQKLTAITTKQTSYEAKLTAYGTLQSALETFSTATEALSDSSLYTTKKTSTNTSFTATAESTASTGSYSVQVTQLATAQTLASATQSSKTTELGDSSLSSRTVTITVGSNTAVNVTLTNSQTTLSGIASAINSAKAGVTASIIQSGDSSYQLTLTSDDTGEASTFTVSSDDTTLNGIIGYDGDSTSTSNGMTEQVAAQNAKLTVNGISIERSSNTVTDVPAEGVTLELSSVSSSAETLTVSKSITDAVSAVSDWVDAYNTLLSSFATLSKYTSVDAGESQSSDNGALVGDSVLSSIKTQLKSLLSHAQSSDTYKVITQLGISIESSSKDDNDNTIYGTLSLDDETLINALTEDASAVSDFFVGNGKTTGLATQMVSAISTYTDDDGVIDGAEEGVQSIIDKLADNYTATQSQIETRMARYKKQFVALDVLVSELNSTSDTLTSMFDQLTSSSS
- the fliS gene encoding flagellar export chaperone FliS: MAATMYGSQAYAQVGLESGVMSASPHKLITMLFDGAISALVRADIFMEQGDTVAKGNAITKAVRIIDSGLLASLDMEKGGEISTNLAQLYDYMIRQLLNANLRNDRELLQEITELLRGIADAWKQVDPVSPNTEG